Proteins encoded within one genomic window of Halodesulfurarchaeum formicicum:
- a CDS encoding SLC13 family permease — MALPTLTTDVLVVFGLVGVAILFFVTDYVRPDVTALSVIVALVVLEPWTGVGAEQAFMGFANTATVTVAAMYMLSEGVHRTGVVRRLGAFITRIAQDSPSRMTQTTLVLAGGLAGVVNNTPVVAVLIPMVTDLADTYRISPSKLLLPLSYAAMLGGTLTLIGSSTILLASTISARLIDHPFSMFEFTHLGLLGLGVGIVYLSTIGQRLLPSRVAPSIDLIELFDLRTYVSRLYIRERSPLVGQTIVKATESLPINSDQQILEVVRDGDRYAAPGPDFVLEARDVIIVRADQETLRAAAPTLDLWQLPWMSVADRDRTVPAGIGTLVEVKVPNGSDLVGQAVGSLGARERYKATILAVQRNGEIIHEQFDDLVLERGDTLVFRTASGNVDVLRDTTNLILTAVAGSGKFEGTATGKVRANRAPVAVAIIAGVVLIAAFGLLSIAIAALGGVVAMIVTGVLEPDEAYEAISWNVIFLLAGMIPLGMALENSGGATWIAQLVAELAGLMPPVAVLLLFYVLAALLTNIILPNATVVLLIPIAIDVALAIGVNPFSFVLAVTFAASTSFLTPLGYQTNLMVFGPGGYEFSDFFRVGAPLQAILAVVTTLGIMLFWGL; from the coding sequence ATGGCTCTGCCCACGCTCACGACGGACGTACTCGTCGTTTTCGGTCTCGTGGGCGTTGCGATACTGTTTTTCGTCACGGATTATGTCAGACCCGACGTAACTGCCCTCTCGGTCATCGTCGCACTGGTCGTTCTCGAACCGTGGACCGGGGTCGGCGCGGAGCAGGCCTTCATGGGCTTTGCCAACACGGCGACGGTGACGGTCGCGGCGATGTACATGCTCAGTGAGGGGGTCCACCGGACAGGGGTCGTCCGTCGGCTTGGAGCTTTCATCACCAGGATCGCGCAGGATAGCCCCTCCAGGATGACCCAGACGACACTTGTGCTCGCCGGTGGACTGGCCGGGGTGGTAAACAACACGCCAGTAGTGGCTGTACTCATTCCGATGGTCACCGACCTCGCGGACACGTATCGAATCTCACCGTCGAAATTGCTCCTGCCACTCTCCTATGCGGCGATGCTCGGTGGGACACTCACGCTCATCGGGTCTTCGACGATTCTTCTTGCGAGTACCATCTCCGCACGCCTCATCGATCATCCGTTTTCCATGTTCGAGTTCACGCACCTCGGATTGCTCGGCCTGGGTGTCGGAATCGTCTATCTGTCGACGATTGGCCAGCGACTCCTCCCATCCCGGGTGGCTCCGTCGATCGATTTGATCGAGCTCTTCGATTTGCGGACCTACGTCTCACGGCTCTACATTCGCGAGCGGTCTCCGCTCGTCGGGCAAACGATCGTGAAAGCCACAGAATCCCTGCCGATCAACTCCGATCAGCAGATTCTGGAGGTGGTTCGGGACGGGGATCGGTATGCAGCTCCGGGCCCGGATTTCGTCCTGGAAGCTCGGGACGTTATTATTGTTCGTGCCGACCAGGAGACTCTCAGGGCGGCTGCACCGACCCTCGATCTGTGGCAACTCCCCTGGATGTCAGTCGCGGATCGTGATCGAACCGTCCCGGCCGGAATCGGCACGCTCGTGGAGGTCAAAGTGCCAAACGGGTCGGATCTGGTGGGCCAGGCAGTGGGTTCCCTTGGGGCCCGGGAGCGCTACAAGGCGACGATCCTTGCAGTGCAGCGAAACGGTGAGATCATCCACGAGCAGTTCGACGATCTGGTTCTCGAACGCGGGGACACGCTCGTCTTCCGGACGGCGAGCGGGAACGTGGATGTGCTGCGGGACACGACGAATCTGATCCTGACGGCCGTTGCCGGATCGGGAAAATTCGAGGGGACGGCTACCGGCAAGGTTCGGGCCAACCGGGCGCCAGTTGCCGTGGCCATCATCGCTGGCGTCGTTCTCATCGCTGCTTTCGGATTGCTCTCTATTGCAATCGCTGCCCTTGGGGGTGTCGTGGCGATGATCGTTACCGGTGTCCTCGAGCCGGATGAAGCCTACGAGGCAATCTCCTGGAACGTCATCTTCCTGCTCGCGGGGATGATCCCGCTTGGCATGGCGCTGGAAAACTCGGGGGGTGCAACCTGGATTGCACAACTCGTCGCGGAACTGGCTGGTCTGATGCCGCCGGTCGCCGTGTTACTCCTCTTCTACGTGCTGGCGGCACTGCTCACGAACATCATCCTCCCGAACGCGACCGTCGTGCTTCTTATCCCCATCGCGATTGACGTCGCACTGGCTATTGGGGTGAATCCGTTCTCCTTCGTCCTCGCGGTCACCTTCGCGGCGAGTACTTCGTTTCTAACCCCGCTTGGCTATCAGACGAATCTCATGGTGTTCGGTCCTGGTGGATACGAGTTTTCGGACTTCTTCCGGGTTGGGGCACCGTTGCAGGCGATTCTGGCAGTCGTCACCACGCTTGGTATTATGCTTTTTTGGGGCCTTTGA
- a CDS encoding tyrosine-type recombinase/integrase has product MSTVEDPIAYFLEDMAYHGRSQRTRDAYERVLRRFEASLDDDPDLGSISHRDCLAWLSELRGDAAESTVASYASYLHRFYAYMNEVGVFDENPMTLVMEELDEQITTDPNRRDISVPEMKAFVKSVGHPLDRALIVLLLKSGIRAGEACNLDLRDVHIPDAPVPAGPIRPQLSGRPNSLFVSQHPQRGDKTNGERRVTSNKRKRDTVIPIDAELRQVLIDWLAIRPDPRSAAEPLFVSTERNWGQRLTGNDIHHLVTSHTRDQGWYESGAGAGENVTPHYFRHFFTTHLRDRTGDRGIVKYLRGDVATDVIDTYTHNWGDRVREVYERNIYSLLDES; this is encoded by the coding sequence ATGAGCACTGTCGAGGATCCAATCGCGTACTTCCTCGAGGATATGGCCTACCACGGCCGCTCACAACGGACACGTGACGCCTATGAGCGGGTGTTACGACGATTCGAGGCCAGTCTCGATGATGACCCCGACCTCGGATCGATCTCCCACAGGGACTGTCTCGCCTGGCTCAGCGAGCTACGAGGGGATGCAGCCGAGAGCACCGTGGCGAGTTACGCCTCGTATCTCCACCGTTTTTATGCCTACATGAACGAGGTCGGGGTCTTCGATGAGAACCCGATGACCCTGGTGATGGAGGAACTCGACGAACAGATCACCACCGACCCGAATCGCCGTGACATTTCTGTCCCAGAAATGAAGGCGTTCGTCAAGTCGGTCGGACATCCACTCGATCGGGCACTCATTGTATTACTCCTCAAATCCGGAATTCGGGCCGGAGAGGCGTGTAACCTCGATCTCAGGGATGTCCATATCCCGGATGCACCAGTACCAGCCGGCCCGATTCGCCCGCAACTATCGGGACGTCCGAATTCGCTTTTCGTCTCGCAGCACCCCCAGCGCGGGGACAAGACGAATGGTGAGCGACGTGTTACATCGAACAAGCGCAAACGAGATACCGTCATCCCCATCGACGCTGAGCTTCGCCAGGTACTGATCGACTGGCTGGCCATCCGTCCAGATCCCCGATCGGCCGCCGAACCCCTCTTCGTGAGCACTGAACGAAATTGGGGCCAGCGGCTCACCGGAAACGACATCCATCACCTCGTTACCAGCCACACCAGGGACCAGGGCTGGTACGAATCGGGCGCAGGCGCCGGGGAGAACGTTACTCCCCACTACTTCAGACACTTCTTCACGACACACCTCCGGGATCGAACTGGCGATCGGGGGATCGTCAAATATCTCCGCGGAGACGTCGCGACGGACGTGATCGACACCTACACACACAACTGGGGCGACCGCGTCCGCGAGGTCTACGAGCGGAATATCTACTCGTTGCTCGACGAATCGTGA
- a CDS encoding phosphate uptake regulator PhoU, producing the protein MERRKVQLTGGSTYTVSIPKGWARDHDITAGEEVAFHQDNGSLLLTPVSSDEPTRGVLDISDREGDALMRGVMTMYVSGFDEIELTADRISPAQRRIIREATQRLVGLEVLEETADTVVIQDLLDSAELSVHSAVRRMHLISRSMLEDAVTALQEHDLDLAADVISRDDDVDRLWYVVSRIFRSTLRSPEMAREIGLSREKCFDYHSSARQLERIADHAAKISQVTRELDQSVPTEVTDSLGELCEAATDIIVTAFEALFADDPDTATELANEARAKVEAIDDRARGIDDQLRELDPTRARHLGLIVDSLSRSADYGGNIAETALQKAAPAPDL; encoded by the coding sequence ATGGAACGCCGCAAGGTGCAGTTGACGGGTGGGTCCACGTACACGGTGTCGATCCCGAAGGGATGGGCCCGGGACCACGACATCACGGCCGGCGAGGAGGTGGCCTTCCATCAGGATAACGGCTCACTCTTGCTCACGCCTGTCTCTTCCGACGAGCCAACTCGTGGCGTTCTGGACATCTCGGATCGAGAGGGCGACGCGTTGATGCGTGGGGTGATGACGATGTACGTGAGCGGCTTCGACGAGATCGAGTTGACTGCGGACCGGATTTCTCCGGCTCAACGACGGATCATCCGTGAGGCGACCCAGCGGCTCGTGGGTCTCGAGGTCTTAGAGGAGACTGCGGACACGGTCGTAATCCAGGACCTCCTCGATTCAGCGGAACTGTCCGTCCACAGCGCCGTTCGGCGGATGCATCTTATCTCACGGTCGATGCTTGAAGACGCGGTGACGGCACTGCAAGAACACGATCTGGATCTGGCTGCGGATGTCATTTCAAGAGACGACGACGTCGACCGACTCTGGTATGTCGTCTCCCGGATCTTCCGGAGCACGCTGCGGTCCCCGGAGATGGCCCGGGAGATCGGCCTCTCTCGGGAGAAATGTTTCGATTATCACTCCAGTGCCCGGCAACTCGAACGGATCGCCGATCACGCCGCGAAGATCAGCCAGGTCACTCGTGAACTCGACCAGAGCGTCCCGACCGAGGTCACTGATTCCCTGGGTGAATTGTGCGAGGCGGCGACCGACATTATCGTGACGGCATTCGAAGCGCTCTTCGCAGACGACCCTGACACGGCAACCGAACTCGCAAACGAGGCCAGAGCCAAAGTCGAAGCGATTGACGATCGAGCTCGTGGCATCGACGATCAGTTGCGAGAACTCGACCCGACACGGGCTCGTCATCTGGGGCTCATCGTCGACTCGCTGTCCAGGAGTGCGGACTACGGCGGGAACATCGCAGAGACCGCGCTTCAAAAGGCTGCACCGGCTCCAGACCTGTAG
- a CDS encoding acetate--CoA ligase family protein — protein sequence MPDANGLFDPDRVAVVGATDREGSIGRAIMENLEEFTGTVVPVNPSRETVLGYPVANEIADITDPIDLAVVVVPPDIAVEATRELGEQGVKNVVVITAGFGEAGSEGATREQELKSIAATYDMNLVGPNSLGVMSTPSRMNATFGPANARPGKLSFMSQSGAFITAVVDWANDQGIGFKDVVSLGNKAVLDESDFVDIWDDDPKTEVILGYLEGIGDGRGFIDVAREVTKETPIVLVKSGRTEAGAQAASSHTGTIAGSERAYEAGLDQAGVLRAENVQELFDYAQILAGQPVPDGNGVAVISNAGGPGVMTTDAIGDSNLEMASFDQETLEGLREALPEGANIYNPVDVIGDADNERFEAAIDLVLADSNVDAAIVVATPIAVLDYGKLATDIGTLQEKHDIPVATALMGGERIDAPARTLRESGIPNYFDPARAVTSLDALLTYRDITRIEYEQPQTFDVDRERVQEILETAAQRSNRIGVEAMGILDAYGIPTPEGAIVETPEAAQEAAESISGDVVMKIVSPDILHKSDIGGVKVGVSEDGVRDAFEDLITRAKNYQPDAQILGVQVQEMVDLETGTETILGMNRDPQFGPLLLFGLGGIFVEVLEDTTVRVAPVSQREATEMLGEIDSAPLLRGARGREPVDEPALIESIQRLSQLVTDFPAILELDINPLVASPEGVQAVDSRLTVDPDKL from the coding sequence ATGCCAGACGCCAACGGGTTGTTCGACCCGGACCGGGTCGCCGTGGTCGGCGCGACCGACCGCGAGGGCTCGATCGGCCGTGCGATCATGGAGAACCTCGAGGAGTTCACGGGAACTGTCGTCCCGGTCAACCCCTCGCGGGAGACCGTTCTCGGGTACCCCGTCGCAAATGAGATCGCCGATATAACGGACCCGATCGATCTCGCAGTAGTCGTCGTCCCGCCCGACATCGCCGTCGAGGCGACACGGGAGCTCGGCGAGCAGGGGGTCAAAAACGTCGTCGTGATCACGGCCGGGTTCGGTGAAGCGGGCAGCGAAGGTGCCACGCGGGAACAGGAACTCAAATCGATCGCGGCGACCTACGATATGAACCTCGTGGGGCCGAACAGCCTCGGGGTGATGAGCACGCCGAGCCGAATGAACGCCACGTTTGGGCCCGCAAACGCCCGCCCAGGGAAACTCTCCTTTATGAGCCAGTCGGGGGCGTTCATCACTGCCGTCGTCGACTGGGCAAACGACCAGGGAATCGGATTCAAGGACGTCGTCTCGCTCGGCAACAAGGCCGTCCTCGACGAATCGGATTTCGTGGACATCTGGGACGACGATCCCAAGACCGAGGTCATCCTCGGCTATCTGGAGGGGATCGGCGACGGCCGGGGATTCATCGACGTGGCCCGCGAGGTGACCAAAGAGACCCCGATCGTGCTGGTGAAGTCCGGGCGTACAGAAGCCGGCGCGCAGGCGGCGTCCTCTCATACGGGGACGATTGCCGGCAGCGAGCGGGCCTACGAGGCAGGGCTCGATCAGGCCGGAGTCCTCCGGGCGGAAAACGTCCAGGAACTCTTCGATTACGCCCAGATCCTCGCCGGCCAACCGGTTCCCGACGGAAACGGTGTGGCCGTGATCTCCAATGCTGGTGGGCCCGGGGTCATGACGACCGACGCCATCGGCGATTCGAACCTCGAAATGGCGAGTTTCGACCAGGAAACCCTCGAAGGGCTTCGCGAGGCCCTCCCGGAGGGTGCGAACATCTACAACCCGGTCGACGTGATCGGCGACGCGGACAACGAACGGTTCGAGGCCGCCATCGACCTGGTGCTCGCCGATTCGAACGTCGATGCGGCGATCGTCGTGGCGACCCCGATCGCGGTACTGGATTACGGAAAACTCGCGACGGATATCGGTACCCTGCAGGAGAAACACGACATTCCGGTCGCGACCGCCCTCATGGGCGGGGAACGGATCGACGCCCCCGCACGAACGCTCCGGGAGTCCGGGATTCCGAACTACTTCGATCCCGCCCGGGCGGTCACCAGCCTCGACGCCTTGCTGACCTATCGTGACATTACCCGGATCGAATACGAACAGCCCCAGACTTTCGACGTGGACCGGGAGCGAGTCCAGGAGATCCTCGAGACCGCCGCCCAGCGCTCGAATCGAATCGGCGTCGAGGCGATGGGGATCCTGGATGCCTACGGGATCCCCACCCCCGAGGGAGCGATCGTCGAGACACCCGAAGCCGCTCAGGAAGCCGCCGAATCGATTTCAGGGGACGTCGTCATGAAGATCGTCAGCCCCGACATTTTGCACAAGTCCGACATCGGGGGTGTAAAAGTCGGCGTCAGCGAGGATGGGGTGCGTGACGCATTCGAGGATCTGATCACACGCGCGAAGAACTACCAGCCAGACGCCCAGATCCTGGGCGTCCAGGTCCAGGAGATGGTCGACCTGGAGACCGGAACCGAGACGATTCTCGGCATGAACCGCGACCCGCAGTTCGGTCCCCTCCTCCTCTTCGGGCTCGGCGGGATCTTCGTCGAGGTGCTGGAGGACACGACCGTGCGGGTCGCCCCCGTCAGCCAACGGGAGGCCACTGAGATGCTCGGCGAGATCGATTCAGCGCCGCTCCTTCGTGGGGCGCGAGGTCGCGAGCCGGTGGACGAGCCCGCACTCATCGAGAGTATCCAGCGACTCTCCCAACTCGTGACTGACTTCCCGGCGATCCTGGAACTGGACATCAACCCGCTCGTCGCCAGTCCCGAGGGCGTACAGGCCGTGGACAGCCGACTCACCGTGGACCCTGACAAACTATGA
- a CDS encoding aldo/keto reductase translates to MPRLGIGTWENTDPDECTNAVKTALEMGYRHVDTAQIYGNEAEVGRGIAQADVDRESIFLATKVWIDSLEPEAVRTTTEESLEKLGVDYVDLLYVHWPADTYDPKETLPAFQQLVEDGLTERIGVSNFEPEHLETASSVLGADPFANQVEMHPLLPQAELREAVAEMDTEIVAYSPLARGAVFDVPEITAVADKHDVSEAQVSLAWLREKGVTAIPKATSEDHIADNWASRTLELDADDIEKIDGIDRTDRQVDPDFAPW, encoded by the coding sequence ATGCCCCGACTCGGCATCGGTACCTGGGAGAACACCGACCCTGATGAGTGTACCAACGCCGTCAAGACGGCTCTGGAAATGGGCTATCGACACGTCGATACCGCCCAGATCTACGGGAACGAGGCGGAAGTCGGGCGCGGCATCGCGCAGGCAGACGTGGACCGGGAGTCGATCTTCCTGGCAACGAAGGTCTGGATCGACAGCCTCGAACCCGAGGCCGTCCGCACGACCACCGAGGAGAGTCTCGAAAAACTCGGGGTCGATTACGTCGACCTGCTCTATGTCCACTGGCCGGCGGACACTTACGACCCAAAAGAAACCCTCCCGGCGTTCCAGCAACTGGTTGAGGACGGACTCACCGAACGCATTGGTGTGAGCAACTTCGAGCCCGAGCATCTGGAGACCGCGAGTTCGGTCCTGGGGGCGGATCCCTTCGCCAACCAGGTCGAGATGCACCCGCTGCTCCCGCAGGCCGAACTTCGCGAGGCGGTCGCGGAGATGGACACCGAGATCGTGGCCTACTCACCGCTTGCCAGGGGCGCAGTATTTGACGTCCCGGAAATCACCGCGGTGGCGGACAAACACGACGTGAGCGAGGCCCAGGTCAGCCTGGCCTGGCTCCGCGAGAAGGGAGTCACCGCAATTCCCAAAGCCACCTCGGAAGATCACATCGCTGACAACTGGGCGAGTCGTACACTCGAACTCGACGCGGACGACATCGAGAAAATCGACGGCATCGACCGAACCGACCGCCAGGTCGATCCGGACTTTGCGCCCTGGTAA
- a CDS encoding DUF5805 domain-containing protein — MSNSEQETDRSAVTTYVPAYQKSAWADHADELGMTQSEFVRTMVQAGRRGFGDTEPDSTQSSDANPRGNVRETVLQALGSNGPLSWEELLETVTDELESQLETALIDLQENGQIGHRPRDGTYTLQDEP, encoded by the coding sequence ATGTCCAATTCCGAGCAAGAGACCGACCGATCAGCCGTCACCACCTACGTTCCGGCCTACCAAAAATCAGCGTGGGCCGACCACGCCGACGAGCTGGGGATGACTCAATCTGAATTCGTCCGAACCATGGTTCAGGCGGGCCGTCGCGGGTTCGGTGATACCGAGCCCGATTCAACCCAATCATCGGACGCTAACCCCAGGGGTAACGTCCGGGAAACGGTGCTCCAGGCCCTCGGTTCGAACGGCCCACTCTCCTGGGAGGAACTTCTCGAAACAGTCACCGACGAATTGGAGTCCCAGCTCGAAACAGCCCTCATCGACCTCCAGGAGAACGGACAAATCGGCCATCGCCCGCGGGACGGGACCTACACGCTTCAGGACGAACCATGA
- a CDS encoding phosphoadenosine phosphosulfate reductase family protein, with product MRDGFPDYVDVDYTDGEGEDADSYPDVEAKIQKGIEVVKQALSEYENPAIMWTGGKDSTLTLYLVREVARELGYDMPPAVFIDHFQHFDDLIDFVEHWAGVWDVEVIYARNEDIGDLVTEQDLEPGDDISISELSEHNQHHVREILEYEEDTFPFLLDTYVGNHLLKTVALNDALEEYDIDGVISGVRWDEQEARADETFFSPRHNPDIYPPHDRIQPILQFDEGDVWEAFWYYVVPETVAAYPEDGYVPQGFDDLPDGVTQEDIPVSPKYFEGFRSLGSQVSTKKSDQEPAWLQDLEGTTERAGRAQDKEDLMERLRDLGYM from the coding sequence ATGCGCGACGGATTTCCCGACTACGTCGACGTGGATTACACCGATGGCGAGGGCGAGGATGCAGACTCCTATCCCGACGTCGAGGCGAAGATCCAGAAGGGGATCGAGGTCGTCAAACAGGCGCTCTCGGAGTACGAGAACCCGGCGATCATGTGGACCGGCGGGAAGGACTCCACGCTGACCCTCTATCTGGTGCGAGAAGTCGCCCGGGAACTTGGCTACGACATGCCCCCGGCGGTGTTCATCGATCACTTCCAGCACTTCGATGATCTCATCGACTTCGTCGAACATTGGGCGGGCGTCTGGGACGTCGAGGTCATCTACGCACGAAACGAGGACATCGGAGACCTCGTGACCGAACAGGACCTGGAACCCGGCGACGACATTTCGATTTCGGAGCTCTCCGAGCACAACCAACACCACGTCCGGGAGATCCTGGAATACGAGGAGGACACGTTCCCGTTCCTGCTTGATACCTACGTCGGCAACCACCTCCTCAAGACGGTCGCACTCAACGACGCCCTCGAGGAGTACGACATCGACGGTGTCATCTCGGGCGTCCGCTGGGACGAACAGGAGGCTCGGGCCGACGAGACCTTCTTCAGTCCCCGCCATAACCCTGACATCTACCCCCCGCACGATCGCATCCAACCGATCCTGCAGTTCGACGAAGGAGACGTCTGGGAGGCCTTCTGGTATTACGTGGTCCCGGAGACCGTGGCTGCATATCCCGAGGACGGCTACGTCCCCCAAGGCTTCGATGACCTGCCCGACGGGGTCACCCAGGAAGACATCCCGGTCTCGCCGAAGTACTTCGAAGGCTTCCGCTCGCTCGGCAGTCAGGTGAGCACCAAGAAGTCCGATCAGGAACCGGCCTGGCTCCAGGACCTCGAAGGCACGACCGAGCGTGCCGGCCGGGCCCAGGACAAGGAGGACCTCATGGAACGGCTCCGCGATCTGGGTTACATGTAA
- a CDS encoding sodium/proline symporter has protein sequence MADPIATGVSNYVLTTFAAYLLVLVGIGLFSARFMDTVGDYVIGGRRVGPVVTGFSERASEMSGWLTLGVPADAYSSGIIAFLNGLGMIPSDLFAWAGIAKRLRKYSEIVEAVTLPTFFATRLGDDSGVVKAVSAMVLIIFEGGYVGAQIVAAGTLLQVLTGMEMWLGVVIGGIIVVGYTFLGGYFAVAWSDYFQGAIILLAFIVLPILAFSAYGSPFAALAELDGGASLTSITAGASGWAALFGIVSYAAIGLGVPGNPHIMVRFMGIDRIENVRKAALVAQLFMFVAYIGAALVGLYALVQIGAGLGNPDNAMPLLTLELLPGVLAGIVLAAALAAMMSSGDSQLLVATSAVVEDVYHGFINPEASQEKLVRYSRIVTLAIGALSIVFAFIARDTPIYTLVLDYAWGGLGASLGPLLIATLWWKRPTKWGAVASMITGTTTMILWTQWTTILGEETIAGFSPFLEGLLTVYGLAPAFVLSAIVLVVVSLLTTPPEQENVSRHFTAMRQPLEAFVSENADDSDGATALRPDGGTPDPKAITEMDNVRGHVEASEYWPDR, from the coding sequence ATGGCTGATCCAATCGCCACCGGGGTGAGCAACTACGTCCTGACCACCTTCGCCGCGTACCTGCTCGTGCTCGTCGGGATCGGGCTGTTCTCGGCGCGGTTCATGGACACCGTCGGCGATTACGTCATTGGCGGTCGCCGCGTCGGCCCAGTGGTCACCGGATTCTCGGAGCGGGCCTCGGAAATGAGCGGGTGGCTCACGCTGGGAGTCCCGGCAGACGCCTATAGTAGCGGTATCATCGCCTTCCTGAACGGTCTCGGGATGATTCCCAGCGACCTGTTCGCCTGGGCGGGCATCGCGAAGAGACTCCGGAAGTATTCCGAGATCGTCGAGGCAGTGACCCTTCCGACCTTCTTCGCCACGCGACTGGGGGACGACTCGGGCGTGGTCAAGGCCGTCTCGGCGATGGTGCTCATCATCTTCGAAGGTGGCTACGTGGGAGCCCAGATCGTTGCCGCAGGAACGCTGCTACAGGTCTTGACGGGGATGGAGATGTGGCTCGGTGTCGTCATCGGCGGGATCATCGTCGTCGGCTACACCTTCCTCGGTGGGTACTTCGCCGTTGCCTGGTCGGATTACTTCCAGGGCGCGATTATCCTGCTCGCGTTCATCGTGCTCCCCATCCTGGCATTCTCCGCTTACGGCTCGCCGTTTGCAGCGCTGGCAGAACTCGACGGGGGAGCATCGCTGACGAGCATCACCGCCGGAGCAAGCGGCTGGGCCGCTCTCTTCGGGATCGTCTCGTATGCCGCGATCGGTTTAGGCGTTCCGGGAAACCCCCACATTATGGTCCGGTTCATGGGAATCGACCGCATCGAAAACGTCAGGAAAGCCGCCCTGGTCGCCCAGCTGTTCATGTTCGTGGCCTATATCGGGGCGGCCCTGGTCGGGCTCTACGCGCTGGTTCAGATCGGAGCCGGCCTCGGAAACCCCGACAACGCCATGCCGCTTTTGACTCTAGAGCTGCTGCCCGGGGTCCTGGCCGGGATCGTGCTCGCGGCCGCGCTCGCGGCGATGATGTCGAGTGGAGACTCACAGCTCCTGGTCGCCACGAGCGCCGTCGTCGAAGACGTCTACCACGGCTTTATCAATCCGGAGGCGAGCCAGGAAAAGCTGGTCCGATACTCCCGGATCGTGACCCTCGCCATCGGAGCCCTCTCGATCGTGTTCGCGTTCATCGCACGTGACACCCCGATCTACACGCTCGTGTTGGACTACGCCTGGGGCGGCCTGGGCGCGTCGCTCGGCCCGCTTTTGATCGCGACCCTGTGGTGGAAGCGACCGACCAAGTGGGGGGCCGTCGCGAGTATGATTACGGGAACGACGACCATGATCCTATGGACACAGTGGACGACGATCCTCGGTGAAGAGACCATCGCCGGGTTCTCACCCTTCCTGGAGGGGCTGCTCACGGTCTACGGCCTGGCCCCGGCTTTTGTCCTGTCTGCGATCGTGCTGGTGGTCGTCTCGCTCCTGACGACACCGCCCGAGCAGGAGAACGTGAGCCGACACTTCACAGCCATGCGACAACCCCTCGAAGCCTTCGTCAGCGAGAACGCGGACGACAGTGACGGAGCCACGGCTCTCCGACCGGACGGCGGAACCCCTGACCCGAAAGCGATCACCGAAATGGACAACGTGCGCGGGCACGTCGAAGCGAGCGAGTACTGGCCCGACCGATGA